A part of Paenibacillus sp. IHBB 10380 genomic DNA contains:
- a CDS encoding DegV family protein — MAHTIIVTDSTADIPAELAQKHHVYVVPLRLLFGQETFLDGVDISAKQFYDRLAQAKELPTTSQPSPADYVRIYEQIREEHPGSPILSIHISSALSGTYQSALIAKSMMEEEADITIVDSLSASYGFGVLVIHAARLASEGLAVEQIMEAVEQLRKQRKLYFLVDTLEYLQKGGRIGKAAALFGTLLNIKPILSIDEEGIIYPVEKVRGRKKAVARMIELFQQDLGNINKINVAVGHTANPASAESFLEDLSSHYKLEEVVLTNVGAVVGSHVGAGVIAVFIWPA; from the coding sequence TTGGCTCATACCATTATAGTAACGGACAGTACTGCGGATATTCCTGCGGAGTTAGCACAGAAACATCATGTTTATGTCGTTCCTCTGCGATTATTGTTTGGGCAAGAGACATTTCTGGACGGTGTAGATATATCAGCGAAACAGTTTTATGATCGATTAGCTCAGGCTAAGGAGCTTCCGACAACGTCACAGCCGTCGCCTGCTGACTATGTGCGCATCTACGAGCAAATTAGGGAAGAGCATCCAGGGTCACCGATCCTCTCCATTCATATTTCTTCTGCGCTTAGCGGAACTTATCAATCGGCTCTGATTGCTAAGTCTATGATGGAGGAAGAAGCTGATATTACGATTGTTGATTCATTGTCAGCTTCCTATGGGTTCGGTGTGTTAGTCATACATGCGGCTCGGCTTGCAAGTGAGGGATTGGCTGTCGAGCAAATTATGGAAGCAGTGGAACAGTTGCGGAAGCAACGTAAGCTTTATTTTCTGGTGGATACACTTGAATATTTGCAAAAGGGAGGGCGAATCGGCAAAGCGGCTGCTTTGTTTGGTACCCTACTCAATATTAAGCCTATTCTATCTATTGATGAAGAGGGAATCATTTATCCAGTCGAGAAGGTTAGAGGCCGTAAAAAAGCTGTAGCTCGAATGATTGAATTATTTCAACAGGACTTGGGTAATATCAACAAAATAAATGTGGCAGTAGGACATACGGCAAACCCAGCTTCGGCAGAATCGTTTTTGGAGGATCTTTCTAGTCATTATAAGCTAGAAGAAGTCGTTCTAACGAACGTTGGCGCTGTAGTAGGTAGCCACGTTGGGGCTGGAGTCATTGCCGTATTTATATGGCCGGCTTGA
- the rsmB gene encoding 16S rRNA (cytosine(967)-C(5))-methyltransferase RsmB has translation MSNSGNKTSKGHKPTARELAVDVLTRVEQEGAYSNLQLNAGLQRASLIREDAALATELVYGTISRLNTLDYFLNRYVSKGMDKLQPWVRSVLRMSLYQLLYLDRIPPHAVVNEAVNIAKKRGHQGISGMVNGVLRNILRNKEELVIPENLSAVNKISLQHSHPKWLVKRWIELYGETVAEQICAANNEPPSVSVRVNTTMISREKMLEAMLESGIDAVPSPLTSEGILVKSGGNMALTDWYRDGLLSVQDESSMLVGTAVGPVSGMKVLDCCAAPGGKSAHIAEIMKDEGLVVANDLYPHKQNLIREQAERLGLESIETVVGDALELKDKYSEASFDRILLDAPCSGLGVIRRKPDLKWAKTPEDIEGIAALQYEMLETVAPLLQVGGILVYSTCTIEPEENERLVARFLDNHPQFGAPTEEPASWDDLHKIALPRGGGMQILPYHFGSDGFFIARIQRFS, from the coding sequence GCAATCTACAGCTAAATGCAGGCCTTCAAAGAGCTTCTCTGATTAGAGAGGATGCTGCACTTGCGACTGAATTGGTGTATGGTACAATATCTCGGCTCAATACACTAGATTATTTCTTGAATCGTTATGTTAGTAAAGGAATGGACAAGTTACAACCGTGGGTACGAAGTGTATTACGAATGAGCTTGTATCAACTTCTTTATCTTGATCGAATTCCTCCTCACGCTGTCGTGAATGAAGCCGTTAATATCGCTAAGAAGCGAGGGCATCAAGGTATTTCAGGTATGGTCAATGGTGTATTACGCAATATATTGCGTAATAAGGAAGAGCTAGTTATACCTGAGAACCTTTCGGCTGTGAACAAAATTAGTCTTCAGCATTCTCATCCGAAGTGGCTTGTGAAACGCTGGATAGAGTTATATGGCGAAACTGTAGCTGAACAGATTTGTGCGGCAAACAATGAACCTCCCTCTGTTAGTGTTCGCGTCAATACGACGATGATTAGTCGTGAGAAGATGCTGGAAGCCATGTTAGAGAGTGGAATAGATGCTGTTCCTTCTCCTCTGACTTCCGAGGGCATCCTCGTGAAGAGTGGGGGGAATATGGCTTTAACGGATTGGTATCGTGATGGATTGCTGTCTGTTCAGGATGAAAGCTCCATGCTTGTTGGTACGGCGGTTGGACCTGTCTCTGGGATGAAGGTGTTGGACTGCTGCGCTGCACCTGGAGGGAAATCCGCTCATATAGCTGAAATCATGAAAGATGAGGGGTTAGTGGTTGCCAATGATCTATACCCTCACAAACAGAATCTGATTCGCGAACAGGCAGAACGGCTTGGGTTAGAATCGATTGAAACGGTTGTAGGAGATGCATTGGAACTGAAGGATAAATATTCAGAAGCTTCCTTTGATCGTATTTTACTGGATGCCCCTTGTTCAGGTCTTGGGGTTATACGTCGTAAACCCGACTTGAAGTGGGCCAAGACGCCTGAAGATATTGAAGGCATTGCAGCTCTTCAGTATGAAATGTTGGAGACAGTGGCCCCGCTACTCCAGGTTGGCGGCATACTGGTATACAGTACTTGCACGATTGAACCCGAAGAGAATGAGAGATTGGTAGCTCGATTCTTGGACAACCATCCACAATTTGGAGCTCCTACAGAGGAGCCAGCTTCTTGGGATGATCTACACAAAATAGCATTGCCACGTGGTGGCGGTATGCAGATTTTACCATACCATTTCGGTAGTGATGGATTCTTCATTGCCAGAATTCAGAGATTCTCCTAA
- a CDS encoding Stp1/IreP family PP2C-type Ser/Thr phosphatase has protein sequence MIKKVCVSHIGCVRSVNEDSGWISGEDARYMLGIVADGMGGHKAGDRASLLAVETISTDLSALEEGMSAEALQAALGDAILHANDIIYREAASNEKYHNMGTTVVALLLDGVSGWIGHIGDSRAYKVTKGEAVQITEDHTLVYELYKSGQISSEQLQSHPRRNVITRALGTDAEVSVDFNPITLSPGEVLVLCSDGLTNMVNSQRVGQIAGMQDVALEERADRLLQLALLAGGDDNITVALFELQDEALGESTKEWDS, from the coding sequence TTGATCAAAAAAGTATGTGTCAGTCATATTGGATGCGTGCGTTCGGTTAATGAAGATTCAGGATGGATCAGTGGTGAAGATGCTAGATATATGCTCGGAATTGTTGCTGATGGTATGGGAGGTCACAAGGCGGGCGATCGGGCAAGCCTCCTTGCAGTTGAGACCATCTCGACAGATTTATCTGCGCTTGAAGAAGGAATGTCGGCAGAAGCTTTGCAAGCCGCTCTCGGAGACGCTATCTTACACGCGAATGACATCATCTATCGAGAGGCAGCTAGCAATGAGAAGTATCACAACATGGGTACGACAGTTGTAGCTCTACTTCTGGATGGAGTTTCTGGATGGATTGGTCATATTGGGGATAGTAGAGCATATAAAGTGACTAAGGGGGAAGCCGTCCAAATCACGGAAGATCATACCCTAGTCTATGAATTGTATAAAAGCGGACAAATAAGCAGTGAACAATTACAAAGTCACCCACGTCGTAATGTGATTACAAGAGCTCTTGGGACCGATGCAGAAGTATCTGTGGACTTCAATCCTATTACGCTTTCTCCAGGAGAGGTTCTAGTTCTATGTAGTGATGGTCTGACCAATATGGTGAACAGTCAGCGTGTAGGGCAAATAGCTGGAATGCAAGATGTCGCGCTGGAAGAAAGAGCAGATCGTCTTCTACAATTGGCACTACTTGCTGGAGGCGACGACAATATCACAGTCGCCCTGTTTGAACTTCAAGATGAGGCTTTAGGGGAAAGTACAAAGGAGTGGGATTCATGA
- the rpmB gene encoding 50S ribosomal protein L28, which yields MSRKCHVTGKKPGSGNHVSHANNRNRRTWGVNVQKVRILVDGKPKRVYVSTRALKAGKVTRA from the coding sequence ATGTCTCGCAAATGTCATGTGACAGGTAAAAAACCAGGCAGCGGTAATCATGTTTCTCACGCCAACAACCGTAACCGACGTACCTGGGGCGTTAATGTGCAAAAAGTTCGTATTTTGGTCGATGGTAAACCGAAACGTGTCTACGTCAGCACTCGTGCACTAAAAGCTGGTAAAGTCACTCGCGCCTAA
- a CDS encoding DAK2 domain-containing protein, whose protein sequence is MSKRFLNGTDFTGMVLLGAEQLQQHAEHVNALNVFPVPDGDTGTNMNLTMTAGVTELKKNNTVSIGYSAGVLSKGLLMGARGNSGVILSQLFRGFGRYASTYEELNTQQFAAALQIGVDTAYKAVVKPVEGTILTVAKDAAKHAVYISRRTSDITELMEQVLMKAKESLSQTPDLLPILKQVGVVDSGGQGLVYIYEGFLQYLRGNVTTHPSVNASTDTLTPVPSYTVTPLQPQPALNVPITAQSQLETEDIEFLYDMEFFINRQLSNTQASFHDEQFREALSVNGDSIIVIADDEIIKVHVHSKCPGEVLNLALQYGEITQIHILNMREQHRDLLSAGMDSAPMPEIFADIPMPQKTVVVAPAEPPAEEMAMYGFIAVSSGKGITEIFTSLGVDVVLFGGQTMNPSTEDFVNAISSISAQHIYILPNNSNIVLAAEQARELLEGERSVTVIPSKSIPQGMAAAFAFLEEEDLDNNTDNMLVAITQVTSGQVTHAIRDTCIDELEIKAGQFIGIQNSKIVAATESVLTTCQDLLSKMLVNGDEVVTVLSGEEADPRMTEELDAWLQDNYPKAEIEVHEGGQPIYYYIFSVES, encoded by the coding sequence TTGAGTAAGCGTTTTTTGAATGGAACAGATTTCACAGGTATGGTACTGCTTGGTGCAGAACAATTGCAGCAACATGCGGAGCACGTTAATGCCCTTAATGTATTTCCAGTACCTGATGGTGATACGGGAACAAATATGAATTTGACGATGACGGCGGGAGTTACAGAATTAAAGAAGAATAATACGGTCTCTATTGGATATAGTGCAGGGGTATTATCTAAGGGGCTTCTTATGGGAGCGCGTGGTAATTCAGGTGTTATTCTGTCCCAATTGTTCCGTGGGTTCGGACGTTATGCCTCAACCTATGAGGAATTGAATACTCAGCAATTTGCTGCGGCATTGCAGATTGGTGTGGATACAGCATATAAAGCTGTAGTTAAACCTGTTGAGGGGACAATTCTTACTGTAGCGAAGGATGCTGCTAAACATGCGGTCTATATATCACGCCGTACAAGCGACATTACAGAACTGATGGAACAAGTGCTTATGAAAGCTAAAGAATCATTGTCTCAGACACCAGATTTGCTTCCGATCCTTAAGCAAGTAGGGGTAGTTGATTCAGGTGGTCAAGGACTTGTCTATATTTATGAAGGATTTCTACAATATCTAAGAGGTAATGTCACTACACATCCATCGGTCAATGCTTCTACAGATACGTTGACTCCAGTGCCAAGTTATACGGTTACACCGCTCCAGCCACAACCTGCCCTAAATGTTCCTATTACGGCGCAATCTCAGCTTGAGACGGAAGATATTGAGTTCTTATATGATATGGAGTTTTTCATTAATCGTCAGTTAAGCAATACGCAAGCTTCATTTCATGATGAGCAATTTCGGGAAGCCTTATCAGTAAATGGGGATTCTATTATTGTTATTGCCGACGATGAAATCATCAAGGTACACGTTCACTCTAAATGTCCTGGTGAAGTGTTGAATTTGGCCTTGCAATATGGTGAAATCACACAAATTCACATTCTGAATATGCGAGAGCAACATCGTGACTTGCTGTCAGCAGGGATGGATAGTGCGCCTATGCCAGAAATATTTGCCGATATTCCAATGCCGCAGAAGACGGTTGTAGTGGCGCCAGCTGAACCTCCTGCTGAAGAGATGGCTATGTATGGCTTTATTGCAGTGTCTTCTGGTAAAGGGATCACAGAAATTTTCACAAGCTTAGGTGTGGATGTAGTACTGTTTGGTGGACAAACCATGAACCCAAGTACAGAGGATTTCGTGAATGCGATTTCTTCCATTTCAGCGCAGCATATTTACATATTACCGAATAACTCCAATATTGTACTTGCTGCAGAGCAGGCACGAGAACTGCTTGAAGGAGAGCGTAGTGTCACTGTTATTCCAAGCAAGAGCATCCCACAAGGGATGGCGGCTGCCTTTGCATTCTTGGAGGAAGAGGACCTGGATAATAACACAGATAATATGTTAGTGGCGATTACTCAAGTGACTTCTGGACAGGTAACTCATGCTATTCGAGATACTTGTATTGATGAACTGGAAATTAAAGCAGGTCAATTTATTGGTATCCAGAATTCCAAGATTGTAGCGGCTACAGAGAGTGTACTTACTACTTGTCAGGATTTATTATCCAAGATGCTAGTGAACGGGGATGAGGTTGTCACGGTCCTTTCAGGTGAAGAAGCTGATCCTAGGATGACCGAGGAACTTGATGCATGGTTGCAGGATAACTATCCTAAAGCAGAAATAGAAGTTCATGAAGGCGGACAGCCGATTTATTATTATATATTCTCAGTTGAATCCTAA
- the rlmN gene encoding 23S rRNA (adenine(2503)-C(2))-methyltransferase RlmN: MKPFIYDYSFQDLQDWAKENGEPAFRGGQIFDWLYVKRINNFQEMTNLSKELRQKLEDQFQFVTLSEITKFESKDGTMKFLFGLHDDHAIETVIMKHNYGNSICVTTQVGCRIGCTFCASTLGGLKRDLTAGEIVAQVVQAQKILDEKNERVSSIVIMGTGEPFENYDATMKFLRIMIHEKGLHIGQRHITVSTSGIVPNIYKFADENTQINLAISIHAPNDALRSKLMPVNRRFPFDDVMESLRYYLAKTGRRISFEYALIGGVNDQPEHAEELASVLKNMLCHVNLIPVNHVPERKYVRTSRNDIFQFQKILADNGVNVTIRREQGHDIAAACGQLRAKHMELR, from the coding sequence ATGAAACCTTTTATATATGATTACAGCTTCCAAGATCTTCAAGATTGGGCGAAAGAGAATGGTGAACCCGCATTTCGGGGCGGCCAAATTTTCGATTGGCTGTATGTGAAACGTATTAACAATTTCCAGGAAATGACCAACCTCTCCAAAGAGCTACGTCAGAAGTTGGAGGATCAGTTCCAATTCGTTACACTCAGTGAAATTACTAAATTCGAGTCTAAAGATGGAACCATGAAATTCTTATTCGGATTGCATGATGATCATGCAATCGAAACCGTCATTATGAAGCATAATTACGGCAACAGTATTTGTGTCACAACCCAAGTGGGATGTCGGATTGGTTGTACGTTCTGCGCTTCGACACTTGGTGGCTTGAAGCGGGATTTAACGGCAGGTGAGATCGTGGCCCAAGTCGTTCAAGCTCAAAAGATACTGGACGAGAAGAATGAACGCGTGAGCAGTATTGTTATCATGGGCACAGGAGAACCTTTTGAAAATTATGATGCTACCATGAAGTTTCTACGGATTATGATTCATGAGAAAGGCTTGCACATTGGACAACGCCATATTACAGTATCAACAAGTGGGATTGTTCCTAATATATATAAATTTGCAGATGAGAATACACAGATTAATCTTGCAATCTCAATTCATGCGCCAAATGATGCATTACGCTCGAAGTTAATGCCGGTTAACCGTCGTTTTCCTTTTGATGATGTGATGGAATCGCTTCGTTATTATCTGGCTAAGACCGGTCGCCGTATTTCCTTCGAATATGCTCTCATTGGAGGCGTCAACGATCAACCAGAGCATGCAGAGGAATTGGCTTCTGTATTGAAGAATATGTTATGTCATGTCAACCTAATTCCTGTTAACCATGTGCCTGAACGTAAATATGTTCGCACATCGCGCAATGACATTTTTCAGTTTCAAAAGATTCTTGCAGATAACGGAGTGAACGTGACAATTCGCCGTGAACAGGGCCACGATATCGCGGCCGCCTGTGGACAACTACGGGCCAAGCATATGGAGTTGAGGTGA
- the rpe gene encoding ribulose-phosphate 3-epimerase, with protein MIKIAPSILSADFAKLGQEVAEVEAGGADWIHVDVMDGHFVPNITLGPPIVSAIQHHTSLPLDVHLMIEQPERYVADFAKAGAKVITVHAEATNHLHRLVHMIKEHGVMAGVAINPGTPASVIQEMLGDIDMVLVMTVNPGFGGQAFIPHTLHKIRQLRQWMNEASYLDVHIQVDGGVTAETAPKVVEAGADVLVAGSAVFGHKDRAHAISQIRQSIGGR; from the coding sequence ATGATTAAAATTGCACCGTCTATATTATCAGCAGATTTCGCCAAGCTTGGGCAAGAAGTTGCCGAAGTTGAAGCTGGTGGGGCAGATTGGATTCACGTTGACGTAATGGATGGACACTTTGTTCCTAATATCACATTGGGTCCACCTATTGTGAGTGCGATTCAGCATCACACAAGCCTACCTTTAGATGTACATCTCATGATTGAACAACCGGAACGGTATGTTGCTGACTTTGCCAAGGCAGGCGCGAAGGTCATCACGGTTCATGCTGAAGCAACGAACCATCTTCACCGTTTGGTGCATATGATCAAAGAGCATGGTGTCATGGCAGGCGTAGCCATTAATCCAGGTACTCCTGCCTCAGTCATCCAAGAAATGTTAGGTGACATTGATATGGTGCTTGTGATGACTGTAAATCCTGGTTTTGGAGGACAAGCCTTCATACCTCACACGCTCCATAAAATTCGGCAGCTACGTCAATGGATGAACGAAGCCTCTTATCTTGATGTTCATATTCAAGTAGATGGTGGAGTTACAGCTGAGACAGCCCCGAAAGTAGTAGAAGCAGGTGCAGATGTGCTAGTGGCGGGGAGTGCCGTATTCGGGCATAAGGATAGAGCTCATGCGATCTCTCAAATTCGACAAAGCATAGGAGGAAGGTAA
- the spoVM gene encoding stage V sporulation protein SpoVM, which produces MKFYTFKLPRFLGGFVKAILNTFHKS; this is translated from the coding sequence ATGAAATTTTACACATTCAAGCTACCAAGGTTTTTGGGAGGGTTCGTTAAAGCCATTCTTAACACATTTCACAAAAGTTAA
- the pknB gene encoding Stk1 family PASTA domain-containing Ser/Thr kinase, with protein sequence MIGHELGGRYEIIERIGGGGMALVYKAHDILLGRNVAIKVLRQQFVHDEEFIRRFRREAQSAASLSHPNVVSIYDVGQEDEIHYIVMEYVEGYNLNEIIKERAPLQVEESVRIATQICDALDHAHQNQIIHRDIKPHNILIGRNGRVKVTDFGIARAVTSTTITQTGSLIGSVHYFSPEHAKGVATGEKSDLYSLGIVMYQMLTATLPFLGESPISVALKHLQEEFDDPRDVNPLIPQSVENIILKSMRKNPHERYQSAKEMIVDIETSLLPERRNEPKMQFADFDADQTRALPAIKVQQQGTSLRRNKDLFNEDDEDDKPMTSNKGKKKWTKPVLWISLTLFILIAMGSIVWYVNNKLSVQEVAVPSVINMQEDAAVAKLKEFGIEVGEITRAYNPEFDEGMVYDQSKKEGTTIKEGSSINLSVSTIKPFVTMPDVKSLTFEEASKILIGKKIKEDNIKQTSDYSDEPSGTVISQSPGANAEFDGDTQEIVLTVSKGPKNIPMPNLVGKTQQDAQSELENLGLELEAIKEDTSFQIEKGKVTQQWPYDPKAPVSPGSPGSKITLFVSTGYPAEALDYTFRLPVAPVEEGKKTKVRIVYSDARNEEGSTKEYGTQTIQTTQVFPVKLVLMPNKDAVVSVYLDGKPFDEFRIRYNDVKNGTVPEVVLPQKDPVVPPITEDEPVDVVPDQNNEEDPKGNADNNTDDVEDDTTAMTSSGKLDNNNKNKDKGHKGNKDNRDNRGNDRNNGNRLTSSRP encoded by the coding sequence ATGATCGGACATGAATTGGGCGGTCGTTATGAAATTATCGAGCGAATTGGTGGGGGCGGAATGGCCCTCGTCTATAAAGCTCATGATATTTTGTTGGGCCGAAACGTTGCTATTAAGGTGCTTCGTCAACAGTTTGTGCACGATGAAGAGTTTATTCGGCGGTTTAGACGCGAGGCTCAATCAGCGGCGTCTTTATCTCATCCCAATGTAGTTAGTATTTACGATGTTGGGCAAGAAGATGAAATTCATTATATTGTGATGGAGTATGTCGAAGGTTATAATCTGAATGAAATTATTAAGGAGCGAGCACCCTTGCAGGTGGAAGAATCTGTGAGAATTGCTACGCAAATTTGTGATGCACTGGATCATGCACATCAGAACCAAATTATTCATCGAGACATTAAGCCTCATAACATTCTTATTGGTCGAAATGGTCGAGTGAAAGTTACTGACTTCGGTATCGCAAGGGCAGTGACTTCAACAACGATTACACAGACGGGTTCTTTGATAGGGTCTGTGCATTATTTTTCTCCCGAGCATGCTAAAGGCGTTGCCACAGGCGAGAAATCTGACTTATATTCTCTTGGTATTGTCATGTACCAGATGTTGACGGCTACACTCCCTTTTCTAGGAGAAAGTCCAATCAGCGTGGCCTTGAAACATTTACAAGAGGAATTTGACGATCCGCGAGATGTGAATCCACTTATTCCGCAAAGTGTAGAGAATATTATATTGAAATCCATGCGCAAAAACCCTCATGAACGCTATCAGTCAGCGAAAGAGATGATAGTAGATATAGAGACTAGCTTACTTCCTGAGAGAAGAAATGAACCTAAAATGCAATTTGCTGATTTTGATGCAGATCAGACGCGGGCATTACCCGCAATTAAAGTACAGCAGCAAGGAACATCTCTTAGAAGAAATAAGGATCTATTCAATGAAGATGATGAGGATGATAAGCCTATGACAAGCAATAAAGGCAAGAAGAAGTGGACCAAGCCTGTACTTTGGATATCATTAACGCTCTTTATATTAATTGCTATGGGAAGTATTGTCTGGTATGTGAACAATAAGTTATCCGTACAGGAAGTCGCAGTTCCGAGTGTGATCAACATGCAGGAAGATGCTGCAGTGGCTAAACTGAAGGAGTTCGGCATTGAAGTTGGTGAGATCACACGTGCGTACAATCCTGAGTTTGACGAAGGTATGGTTTATGACCAGAGTAAGAAGGAGGGTACGACGATCAAGGAAGGATCGAGTATTAATCTTTCGGTCAGCACAATAAAGCCGTTTGTCACCATGCCGGATGTGAAAAGTCTAACTTTTGAAGAGGCATCCAAGATACTCATTGGTAAAAAGATTAAAGAAGATAATATTAAACAAACAAGTGATTACAGTGATGAACCTAGTGGAACCGTTATTTCTCAGAGTCCAGGAGCGAACGCGGAGTTCGATGGAGATACGCAGGAGATTGTTTTAACCGTAAGTAAAGGTCCGAAAAACATTCCTATGCCTAACCTAGTTGGTAAGACTCAGCAGGACGCACAGAGCGAGCTTGAGAATTTAGGGCTAGAGCTTGAAGCCATTAAGGAAGATACTAGCTTCCAGATTGAAAAAGGCAAGGTAACGCAGCAGTGGCCATACGATCCGAAGGCACCTGTATCTCCTGGTTCTCCTGGTTCAAAGATTACACTGTTTGTTAGCACAGGCTATCCAGCAGAAGCGTTAGATTATACGTTCAGGCTACCCGTTGCACCTGTAGAGGAAGGTAAGAAGACGAAGGTTCGTATCGTTTACTCTGATGCACGTAATGAAGAGGGCTCGACCAAAGAGTATGGTACACAGACGATTCAGACTACACAAGTTTTCCCGGTTAAGTTAGTGCTGATGCCAAATAAAGATGCTGTTGTTTCAGTGTATCTGGACGGAAAACCTTTTGATGAGTTCCGTATTCGTTATAATGATGTTAAGAATGGTACTGTTCCTGAAGTGGTACTTCCGCAGAAGGACCCTGTAGTACCACCTATTACTGAGGATGAGCCTGTTGACGTGGTTCCAGATCAGAATAATGAGGAAGACCCTAAAGGGAATGCTGACAATAATACTGATGATGTAGAGGACGATACAACGGCTATGACATCTTCCGGTAAGTTAGATAACAATAATAAGAACAAAGATAAAGGTCATAAAGGAAATAAAGATAATAGAGATAATAGAGGTAATGATAGAAATAACGGCAACCGATTAACTTCTTCTAGACCATAA
- the rsgA gene encoding ribosome small subunit-dependent GTPase A, with protein MPDGVIVKALSGYYYVKPLLDGRAVTTAGQQAIQCRARGVFRNRDITPLVGDHVVYSLTENGEGTVTEVKPRHSELVRPQVANVQFAVLLFSLREPDLNLGLLDKFLVHIEHSGLDTLICLTKQDLVDNEILDKDDPITYVQELYESIGYEVIVTSSRSGAGQERLKERLAGNICVFSGQSGVGKSSLINALMPGLDLETNAISMKLGRGKHTTRHVELIELDNGAFVADTPGFSQLDFLEMEVDELSSCFREFASLAANCKFRGCSHLHEPGCKVIEARDNGDIALGRYENYKHFYSEIKEKKRRY; from the coding sequence ATGCCAGATGGTGTGATCGTAAAAGCGCTCAGCGGATATTATTACGTCAAGCCACTGTTGGACGGCAGGGCGGTAACGACGGCAGGCCAGCAAGCGATACAATGTAGAGCTCGAGGTGTTTTTAGGAATAGGGACATTACGCCTTTAGTGGGAGATCATGTCGTATATTCACTAACAGAGAATGGCGAGGGGACGGTCACTGAGGTTAAACCTCGCCATTCAGAGTTAGTTCGGCCTCAGGTGGCTAATGTACAATTTGCTGTTCTGTTATTCTCTCTTCGTGAGCCAGATCTTAATTTGGGATTATTGGATAAGTTCCTTGTTCATATTGAGCATTCTGGACTGGATACCCTGATCTGCTTAACGAAGCAAGATTTAGTAGACAACGAAATTCTGGACAAGGATGATCCGATTACTTACGTGCAGGAACTTTACGAGAGTATTGGCTACGAAGTAATCGTCACAAGTTCTCGTTCTGGTGCGGGTCAGGAGAGATTAAAGGAACGTCTAGCCGGAAATATTTGTGTGTTCTCAGGACAATCTGGGGTTGGTAAATCATCACTCATTAATGCGCTAATGCCTGGATTAGATTTAGAAACTAATGCAATAAGTATGAAGCTAGGTCGAGGGAAACATACGACTCGTCATGTTGAATTAATTGAATTAGATAACGGTGCTTTTGTAGCAGATACACCTGGATTCAGTCAGCTTGACTTCTTAGAGATGGAAGTAGATGAGTTATCTTCTTGTTTCAGAGAGTTCGCTTCATTAGCGGCTAACTGTAAGTTTAGAGGGTGTAGTCATCTACATGAACCAGGCTGTAAGGTGATTGAGGCTAGAGACAATGGTGATATTGCCTTGGGCCGTTATGAGAACTACAAGCATTTCTATTCAGAGATAAAAGAGAAGAAGCGGAGGTATTAA